In Neisseria animalis, a single window of DNA contains:
- the dsbD gene encoding protein-disulfide reductase DsbD translates to MKKILYFFAMLLALGNTAWASQVDASKLLPPEQAFVPQINVTDQGVNVQFKIADGYYLYQPKLTADTEPQNLLGAPQYSPGEEKEDEFFGRQTVYYHAAQANFPYRQTAPGQYRLLLNYQGCADVGVCYPPESTEFEINGNGLYEPQTAAPAAAKDRFIRPTGNTDGPASANPAKSSSSDSSRFKLSWDTLNANLLAFFLAGLGLSFTACMYPLLPIVSSIVVGDKNAGKGRAFALSMFYVQGLALTYTLVGVFAGLTGALLTVWLQQPWVVLAAAALMVVLALSMFGMFNIQLPNAVQSYFQNQSSKLSGGKIASVFVMGMLSALIVGPCVAPPLAFALGYIGQTGDAVLGGLALYVLALGTGVPLIAIGTFGGHIMPRAGTWMNGIKSAFGFILLAVAVYLATPYLPYFLVVALYTLLLIVPAVWLLVSAGKQQGRLKSFAMLLGFLLLIGGAWFGWQSANRQTTALHHFLTLIPPQEAGEHTDHGKVFTDVAALKAAMNEALQSNPGQPVLLDFYADWCVSCKEMAAYTLNQPQVHEAIDMSRFFQIDVTANTPEHQALLREYGLFGPPGVFVVRADGSRSEALLGFVKPDAFIEWYRQNER, encoded by the coding sequence ATGAAAAAAATCCTGTATTTCTTCGCCATGCTGCTGGCGTTGGGCAATACTGCATGGGCGTCCCAAGTAGATGCCTCCAAGCTGCTGCCCCCCGAGCAGGCGTTTGTTCCGCAAATCAATGTTACCGATCAAGGTGTCAATGTCCAATTCAAAATTGCAGACGGCTATTATCTCTACCAGCCGAAACTGACTGCCGATACCGAACCGCAAAATCTGTTGGGCGCGCCGCAATACAGCCCCGGTGAAGAAAAAGAAGACGAATTTTTCGGCCGGCAAACGGTGTACTATCATGCCGCTCAAGCCAACTTTCCCTATCGGCAAACCGCCCCCGGGCAATACAGGCTGCTGCTGAATTACCAAGGTTGCGCGGATGTCGGCGTGTGTTATCCTCCTGAAAGTACCGAGTTTGAAATCAACGGCAACGGTTTATACGAGCCGCAAACGGCAGCCCCTGCCGCTGCGAAAGACCGTTTTATCCGCCCCACCGGAAATACAGACGGCCCTGCTTCTGCCAATCCTGCTAAAAGCAGCAGCAGCGACAGCAGCCGCTTCAAGCTCTCTTGGGATACCCTGAACGCCAATTTGTTGGCGTTTTTTCTCGCAGGCTTGGGTTTGAGCTTTACCGCCTGTATGTATCCGCTGCTGCCTATTGTCTCCAGTATCGTGGTAGGCGATAAAAATGCCGGCAAAGGCCGTGCGTTTGCGCTGTCGATGTTCTATGTACAGGGCTTGGCGCTGACCTACACGCTGGTCGGGGTATTTGCCGGACTTACCGGTGCGCTGCTTACCGTATGGCTGCAGCAGCCTTGGGTGGTATTGGCGGCTGCCGCACTGATGGTGGTGCTCGCTTTGTCGATGTTCGGTATGTTCAATATCCAGCTTCCGAATGCCGTACAGTCTTACTTCCAAAACCAAAGCAGTAAATTGAGCGGCGGCAAAATCGCTTCCGTATTCGTGATGGGTATGCTTTCGGCATTGATTGTCGGCCCCTGCGTTGCGCCGCCGCTGGCTTTTGCTTTGGGCTATATCGGCCAAACCGGCGATGCGGTATTGGGCGGCTTGGCGTTGTATGTACTGGCATTGGGTACGGGGGTTCCGCTGATTGCCATCGGCACCTTCGGCGGACACATCATGCCGCGTGCAGGTACTTGGATGAACGGCATTAAATCAGCGTTCGGCTTTATCCTGCTGGCGGTAGCCGTTTACCTTGCCACGCCGTATCTGCCGTATTTCCTTGTTGTCGCGCTTTATACCCTGCTGCTGATTGTTCCTGCCGTGTGGTTGCTGGTCAGCGCGGGCAAACAACAAGGCCGTCTGAAAAGTTTTGCCATGCTGCTGGGCTTTCTGCTCTTGATTGGCGGCGCGTGGTTCGGCTGGCAAAGTGCCAACCGCCAAACCACCGCCCTGCACCACTTCCTGACGCTGATTCCGCCCCAAGAAGCCGGTGAGCATACCGATCACGGCAAAGTGTTTACCGATGTTGCCGCGCTGAAAGCCGCCATGAACGAAGCCCTGCAAAGCAATCCCGGCCAACCCGTTTTGCTGGACTTTTATGCCGATTGGTGTGTTTCCTGCAAAGAGATGGCCGCCTATACGCTCAATCAGCCGCAAGTACACGAAGCCATTGATATGAGCCGCTTTTTCCAAATCGATGTAACGGCCAATACGCCCGAACATCAGGCATTGTTGCGCGAATACGGTTTATTCGGCCCGCCCGGAGTGTTTGTTGTCCGTGCAGACGGCAGCCGCAGCGAAGCATTGCTGGGTTTTGTCAAACCTGATGCGTTTATCGAGTGGTACCGCCAAAACGAACGCTGA
- the dut gene encoding dUTP diphosphatase, translating into MQTEVALKVLNSKMAEHLPAYATAGSAGLDLRACLEEAVTLQPGDTYLVPTGLAVYLGNPDYAAVLLPRSGLGHKHGIVLGNLVGLIDSDYQGELKVSVWNRSKEAFTIEPMERIAQMVIVPVVQASFKVVDEFTATERGEGGFGSTGKA; encoded by the coding sequence ATGCAAACCGAAGTCGCATTGAAAGTCCTCAATTCCAAAATGGCGGAACACTTACCCGCCTATGCTACGGCCGGCTCGGCAGGCTTGGATCTGCGCGCCTGTCTGGAGGAAGCCGTTACCCTGCAACCGGGCGATACTTATCTTGTTCCGACCGGCTTGGCGGTTTATTTGGGCAATCCTGATTATGCCGCCGTCCTGCTGCCGCGCTCCGGCTTGGGGCACAAACACGGCATCGTCTTAGGCAATTTGGTCGGCCTCATCGATTCCGATTATCAGGGCGAACTGAAAGTTTCTGTGTGGAACAGAAGCAAAGAAGCATTCACCATCGAACCGATGGAGCGGATTGCCCAAATGGTTATCGTACCCGTGGTACAAGCCTCGTTCAAAGTCGTTGATGAATTTACGGCAACCGAACGTGGCGAAGGCGGCTTCGGCAGTACGGGCAAAGCATAA
- a CDS encoding DUF2288 domain-containing protein produces the protein MSEPLLHEKLNTETAKISWRELQPHFARGAAVYVAPDLDLVDIARQMAADNTAVLKPLMEQGKFGVVNEEQARQFLAEDCEMWAVVVAPWVLVQPVGNRQTG, from the coding sequence ATGTCAGAACCTTTACTGCATGAAAAACTCAACACCGAAACCGCCAAAATCAGTTGGCGCGAGCTGCAACCGCATTTCGCACGCGGCGCGGCAGTTTATGTTGCCCCCGATTTGGATTTGGTAGACATCGCCCGACAAATGGCAGCGGACAATACCGCTGTTTTAAAACCGCTTATGGAGCAAGGCAAATTCGGTGTCGTCAATGAAGAACAGGCAAGGCAGTTTTTAGCCGAAGACTGTGAAATGTGGGCAGTCGTCGTGGCTCCGTGGGTGCTGGTGCAGCCTGTCGGAAACCGTCAGACAGGCTGA
- a CDS encoding SDR family oxidoreductase — protein MAILITGASAGFGEAMSRAFVAAGYTVVGAARRADKLKALAAELGDGFFPLEMDMSRTESIHDALHNLPEHLREIDCLINNAGLALGLDSADSAEFADWETMIQTNIIGLTFLTRQILPQMVARKAGYIINIGSIAGTYPYPGGNVYGATKAYVRQFSLNLRADLAGTNVRVSNIEPGLCGGTEFSNVRFKGDDERAAKLYENVQFIRPEDIAETALWLYQRPAHMNVNSIEIMPVAQSFGALPVVRDAVPPVAAGEQNFEKQSTSLFAKIKSWFK, from the coding sequence ATGGCGATTTTGATTACCGGAGCATCGGCCGGTTTTGGCGAGGCGATGAGCCGTGCGTTTGTGGCTGCCGGTTACACCGTTGTCGGTGCGGCACGCCGTGCGGACAAGCTCAAGGCGTTGGCTGCCGAATTGGGCGACGGTTTTTTCCCGCTGGAAATGGACATGAGCCGTACCGAATCCATTCATGATGCGCTGCACAATCTGCCCGAACATCTTCGGGAAATCGATTGCCTCATCAACAATGCCGGTTTGGCACTGGGTTTGGACAGTGCGGACAGCGCCGAATTTGCCGATTGGGAAACCATGATTCAAACCAATATCATCGGCCTGACTTTCCTGACCCGGCAAATTCTGCCGCAAATGGTGGCGCGCAAAGCGGGATATATCATCAATATCGGATCGATTGCCGGTACTTATCCGTATCCGGGTGGCAATGTGTACGGCGCAACCAAAGCCTATGTCCGCCAATTCAGTTTGAATCTGCGCGCCGACCTTGCGGGAACCAATGTCCGCGTTTCCAATATCGAGCCGGGTTTGTGCGGCGGTACGGAGTTTTCCAATGTGCGCTTTAAAGGAGACGATGAGCGCGCGGCGAAACTCTATGAAAACGTGCAGTTTATCCGTCCTGAAGATATTGCCGAGACCGCGTTGTGGCTGTATCAACGTCCGGCGCATATGAATGTGAACAGCATTGAAATCATGCCGGTGGCGCAGAGCTTCGGCGCATTGCCGGTGGTCCGTGATGCCGTGCCTCCCGTTGCTGCGGGTGAGCAGAACTTTGAAAAACAGAGTACATCGCTGTTTGCCAAGATTAAATCTTGGTTTAAATAA
- a CDS encoding c-type cytochrome gives MNIKTFTLSAAAALLLAACGGSPAQPKGPISEDRTAAFKSMMPEFTTMGKMVKGEEAYEVEKFKQAAAKFAEASKKPFNFFESDPQGNGDALPAIWENADKFKAEEEKFHAAVEKLNTAAQSGVLEDIKAAYGEVGASCKSCHDAYRMPK, from the coding sequence ATGAACATCAAAACCTTTACTCTTTCTGCCGCCGCCGCTTTACTGCTTGCGGCCTGCGGCGGCTCTCCCGCACAACCCAAAGGCCCGATTTCCGAAGACCGTACTGCCGCCTTCAAATCCATGATGCCCGAATTTACCACCATGGGTAAAATGGTTAAAGGCGAAGAGGCTTATGAGGTAGAAAAATTCAAGCAGGCAGCCGCCAAGTTTGCCGAAGCCAGCAAAAAACCTTTCAATTTCTTTGAATCCGACCCGCAAGGCAACGGCGATGCGCTGCCTGCCATTTGGGAAAATGCCGACAAATTCAAAGCAGAAGAAGAAAAATTCCATGCTGCCGTTGAAAAACTGAATACCGCCGCCCAAAGCGGTGTTTTGGAAGACATCAAAGCCGCATACGGCGAAGTGGGCGCAAGCTGCAAGTCCTGCCACGATGCCTACCGCATGCCGAAGTAA
- the lepB gene encoding signal peptidase I — MGSNWVLAAVAAFVAGLVLYFKSDKERQENGEWSNALQWGYLLMMVGIFGVLSFFMSFTAVLLIFVLFTGVVWLVHKKRLKADAKHLDKGHFTDYMSGFFPIILVVFVLRTFIAEPFQIPSSSMRPGLVVGDFILVNKFSYGIRTPIVNNVLIPTGSVERGDVVVFNYPEQPSVNYIKRAIGLPGDVIEYKDKVLSINGKPLDDMPNGTYSYSEYIPQIGQTVEIQAEQFEENIGSHQFNVLKVPGYSSYEPAQLAEFSRQPFAGNCEYAADGSAFRCTVPEGHYFMMGDNRDNSSDSRYWGFVSDKLIVGKAFFIWMNFNDFGRIGTMIR, encoded by the coding sequence ATGGGCAGTAATTGGGTTCTGGCCGCCGTAGCCGCATTTGTTGCGGGTTTGGTATTGTATTTTAAAAGCGATAAAGAGCGTCAGGAGAATGGCGAGTGGAGCAATGCGCTGCAATGGGGCTATCTGCTGATGATGGTCGGCATATTCGGCGTATTGTCGTTTTTCATGAGTTTTACTGCCGTTTTGCTGATATTCGTACTGTTTACCGGCGTGGTTTGGCTGGTACACAAAAAACGTTTGAAAGCAGATGCGAAACATCTGGATAAAGGTCATTTTACCGACTACATGAGCGGTTTTTTCCCGATTATTCTGGTGGTGTTCGTGTTGCGGACGTTTATTGCCGAGCCGTTTCAAATTCCGTCCAGCTCCATGCGCCCGGGCTTGGTGGTCGGCGATTTTATTTTGGTGAACAAGTTTTCCTACGGTATCCGTACGCCGATCGTCAATAATGTATTGATTCCTACCGGTTCGGTAGAGCGCGGCGATGTGGTGGTATTCAATTATCCCGAACAGCCGTCTGTAAACTATATCAAACGTGCCATCGGCTTGCCGGGCGATGTGATCGAATATAAAGACAAGGTGTTGAGCATCAACGGAAAACCTTTGGACGATATGCCGAACGGTACATACAGCTATTCGGAATATATTCCGCAAATCGGGCAAACGGTTGAAATCCAAGCCGAGCAGTTTGAAGAAAATATCGGCTCGCATCAATTTAATGTTTTAAAAGTACCCGGATATTCCAGTTATGAGCCGGCACAGTTGGCCGAGTTTTCCCGTCAGCCGTTTGCCGGAAACTGTGAGTATGCTGCGGACGGTTCTGCTTTCCGCTGCACCGTGCCGGAAGGACATTACTTTATGATGGGCGATAACCGCGACAACAGCTCGGATTCCCGCTATTGGGGTTTTGTCAGCGATAAGCTCATTGTCGGCAAAGCATTTTTCATTTGGATGAACTTCAACGATTTCGGCCGTATCGGTACTATGATCCGCTAA